A single Bacteroidota bacterium DNA region contains:
- a CDS encoding DUF3494 domain-containing protein, which translates to MLFSQTLSTNLQSFSILSGSSVTSVQTTDVNGNVGAVGTVDSTVKAGGTVTGSVCVLSTALDSLKQIQQAFFNKQAQTISQTNVSNTTYAAGTYSFPSSLTMSDQITLAGDSTSKFIFNVNGPLTFDAQLVLSGGVRAENIFFNSDSTVRILDSARICGTILCSGTISCMTDCFLKNARLLSADSVNMIAPADTLGIISKQLISFGSSCNCAIDLGNKDTCANNITMSDSVMWFKFVADSSVMQIIISSPINSKPKSLEVYSGTCNSLSLIGSNTVSANSDTLPHLKLWGLAAGSSYNIKVINVNPHAVFGLCVNKVSPVSPFASCGAWLPCGNNLVINGDFESGNTGFNSGQTFSAAGLHQGEYSIASAATLNALNNFWCATPYSGNNFMVCDGPCSQCATPSNNPLIWEQLVPICKNTQYVFSAWFHNLDRCVGNQLPPIQLTINSNPVVPTAITAIAECPGGNGNCASFNCAPCSTWVQICVQWTSGASTTVADLQINMPIANLDPFGNGDDIGIDDIEFNAAGNPAASFTFQKNEDCMGNTVAFTNKSTGAISFTWDFGDGTTSSAFNPTHVYIKPGQYVVSLTAATSSSGCGCCSEYSRLISVTPSVNGGYNNNCCSSTAPYASGGNHPGNPYSFDITGNTVAIGSSIYNPVRDTLTIKKGVTLTLQNLTLEFGPWGKIIVEPGGTLILDGCNLTGLSSCGTMWQGIEVWGDYYSNHTLSQQSAQGKLIMKTSGVQIRDAHNAITLGKFLDRFLPSACNQSPPHPCNVTGGPYNTCFSGGIITVNKGFFSNNANNIRFAPMQPGFANAGKIQSSTFLGGTLLDPGYKTGNISTNGYEYNNVNDPATYKANSNFAQSNTLGRTSRFAHLWNVRWTQTFNPITFADNLFFDAEIGIEIYNAKAFIVKASNNGNIFRNLNRAISAHYYNSSSVLYGNVITENTFSNASPFLLTVPNPINILIDAGQGDVIKNNTIGSPTSPNQSLNMYGVYLRNSSGFYVADNSFNRIYAGITSVNSAGGGGSIIYENNQVGNLFKQCFKGVVTAVNNPALVIKCNSHDNPNTAQGPYNRNWHNTSGTLAQQGFYSASDIMKPAGNEFNYLNTTGNPTLNHELQTATTYAYFSHGFPSKYIPINLSPPQPSFVNINCNSGCPSVSCPSQAQCCTDPCITYPPGCRIGVISTIDQQINLLQAEYNNEFANLDKGQTAQLISAINQNIPDGTLKNQLLNAGFLSDEALLALINRTQSTAPGIFKDVIIPNSPVSDNVLPTLNSKLQTLPSGIAKQIRNAQGSITYRTLTLIARDIAAQKTERQKQINMLLISYADSNRTQDAINLLAQENNLYSNQSLLATYIASGDISSAQAQFAGMVASNADEQAFLDLQSMLLNLAQQGKSVFEMDSAQVKLVRSIAAMGITLAASNAQAILRLVFGEDFSFAQDTAAISLRMQDETFSEKNEYVSDYYLSGNTPNPFSDYTVIYYQLPENTSDATITVYDITGKSLLKNYKVSEMKGSVKITTQDMQNGVYIYRLEQNGIILQSRKMVVIKQ; encoded by the coding sequence TTGCTTTTTTCACAAACCCTCTCCACCAACCTGCAATCGTTCAGCATTCTTTCGGGCTCATCGGTTACATCAGTTCAAACCACCGATGTGAACGGAAACGTGGGCGCAGTGGGAACGGTTGATTCCACCGTGAAGGCAGGCGGCACGGTTACCGGCAGCGTATGCGTGCTTTCAACCGCATTGGATAGTTTGAAACAAATTCAGCAGGCGTTTTTTAACAAGCAGGCGCAGACCATTTCGCAAACCAACGTAAGCAATACCACGTATGCTGCGGGAACGTATTCTTTTCCTTCTTCGCTCACCATGAGCGACCAGATTACTCTTGCGGGCGATTCAACTTCTAAATTTATTTTTAATGTAAACGGCCCGCTCACGTTTGATGCGCAGTTGGTTTTAAGCGGAGGCGTGCGCGCTGAAAATATTTTCTTCAACTCTGATTCAACCGTGCGCATTCTCGACAGCGCGCGTATATGCGGAACCATTCTTTGCAGCGGAACCATTTCGTGCATGACGGACTGCTTTCTGAAAAACGCCCGCCTGCTGAGCGCTGACAGCGTGAACATGATTGCTCCGGCAGATACGCTGGGCATCATAAGCAAACAATTAATTTCTTTCGGAAGTTCCTGCAACTGCGCCATTGATTTGGGAAATAAAGATACGTGCGCGAATAATATTACGATGAGTGACAGCGTGATGTGGTTTAAGTTTGTGGCGGATTCCTCTGTAATGCAAATAATAATTTCATCTCCTATTAATTCTAAACCAAAATCATTAGAAGTTTATAGCGGAACATGTAATTCCCTTTCTTTAATAGGTAGTAATACCGTATCTGCTAACAGCGATACTCTTCCCCATTTGAAACTTTGGGGATTGGCTGCGGGAAGTTCGTATAATATAAAAGTCATTAATGTGAATCCTCATGCTGTTTTTGGATTATGTGTAAACAAAGTTTCGCCAGTATCCCCTTTTGCATCTTGCGGTGCTTGGTTGCCTTGCGGAAATAACTTGGTAATAAATGGCGATTTCGAATCGGGAAATACCGGATTTAATTCCGGTCAAACTTTTTCTGCTGCAGGTTTGCATCAGGGAGAATATTCCATAGCGTCTGCTGCTACGCTTAATGCACTTAATAATTTTTGGTGCGCCACACCCTATAGCGGAAATAATTTTATGGTTTGCGATGGACCTTGTTCCCAATGCGCTACTCCAAGTAATAACCCATTGATCTGGGAGCAACTGGTTCCGATTTGCAAAAACACTCAATATGTTTTTTCGGCATGGTTTCATAATTTAGATAGATGTGTTGGCAATCAACTACCTCCCATTCAATTAACAATTAATTCAAACCCTGTTGTGCCAACGGCAATAACAGCAATTGCGGAATGCCCAGGCGGAAACGGCAATTGTGCATCTTTTAATTGCGCCCCCTGCAGCACTTGGGTGCAAATATGTGTGCAATGGACTTCAGGTGCTTCAACTACTGTGGCGGATTTACAAATCAATATGCCGATTGCGAATCTTGACCCATTTGGTAATGGAGATGATATCGGAATAGATGACATTGAATTTAACGCAGCAGGAAATCCTGCTGCTAGTTTTACTTTTCAAAAAAATGAGGACTGCATGGGAAACACAGTTGCCTTTACAAATAAATCCACAGGAGCAATTTCATTTACATGGGATTTTGGAGACGGCACAACTTCCTCTGCATTTAATCCAACCCATGTATATATTAAACCCGGACAATATGTGGTTTCACTGACGGCAGCCACTTCTTCGAGCGGATGCGGATGCTGCAGCGAATACTCACGATTAATTTCCGTCACACCCAGCGTAAACGGTGGCTATAATAATAATTGCTGTTCTTCCACTGCTCCTTATGCCTCAGGCGGAAATCACCCGGGCAATCCATATAGTTTTGACATTACCGGCAACACGGTTGCTATTGGCTCAAGTATTTATAACCCGGTCAGAGACACACTTACTATAAAAAAAGGAGTCACTTTAACCTTGCAGAACTTAACTCTTGAATTCGGTCCTTGGGGAAAAATAATTGTTGAGCCGGGTGGTACGCTTATTTTAGATGGCTGTAACTTAACAGGGCTTTCTTCCTGCGGCACCATGTGGCAGGGAATTGAAGTATGGGGAGATTATTATAGCAACCATACCCTTTCACAACAATCAGCACAGGGAAAATTAATAATGAAAACTTCAGGAGTTCAAATCCGCGATGCGCATAATGCAATTACGCTTGGAAAATTTTTAGACCGTTTTCTTCCTTCAGCATGTAACCAATCTCCTCCCCATCCATGCAATGTTACCGGAGGTCCTTATAATACTTGTTTCAGCGGAGGAATTATTACTGTAAATAAGGGTTTCTTTTCTAATAATGCTAACAATATCCGCTTTGCGCCTATGCAGCCCGGTTTCGCAAATGCAGGTAAGATTCAAAGCAGCACTTTCTTAGGTGGAACACTGCTTGACCCCGGTTATAAAACCGGAAACATTTCAACGAACGGATATGAATACAATAATGTAAACGACCCTGCCACGTATAAAGCAAATTCCAATTTTGCGCAATCAAATACACTTGGCAGAACCTCGCGCTTTGCCCATCTCTGGAATGTGCGCTGGACGCAAACTTTCAATCCTATAACTTTTGCAGATAATTTATTTTTTGATGCTGAAATAGGAATTGAAATTTACAATGCCAAGGCATTTATTGTAAAAGCTTCAAATAATGGTAATATATTTAGAAATCTGAACCGTGCAATCAGTGCGCATTACTATAATTCTTCATCCGTTCTTTACGGAAATGTAATTACAGAAAACACATTTAGTAATGCCTCGCCTTTTCTCCTTACTGTGCCTAATCCGATAAACATTTTAATTGACGCGGGGCAGGGAGATGTCATTAAGAATAATACTATAGGTTCACCTACTTCACCCAATCAATCTCTTAATATGTACGGAGTTTATCTGCGTAACTCTTCCGGATTTTATGTGGCGGATAATAGTTTTAATAGAATATATGCGGGTATTACTTCTGTTAACTCTGCAGGAGGCGGAGGAAGCATAATTTATGAGAACAACCAGGTTGGAAATCTTTTTAAACAATGTTTCAAAGGAGTTGTTACTGCAGTAAATAATCCTGCTTTAGTGATAAAATGCAACTCGCATGATAATCCCAATACTGCGCAAGGTCCTTATAACAGGAATTGGCATAATACTTCCGGCACGCTCGCACAGCAGGGATTTTATTCTGCATCTGATATTATGAAACCGGCAGGAAATGAATTTAATTATTTAAATACTACTGGTAATCCCACCCTTAATCACGAGTTGCAAACAGCAACAACATACGCCTATTTCAGCCACGGTTTTCCTTCTAAATATATACCCATAAATTTATCTCCGCCACAACCCTCATTCGTAAATATTAATTGTAACAGCGGCTGCCCCTCTGTATCCTGCCCTTCACAAGCCCAATGCTGCACCGACCCTTGCATTACTTATCCTCCCGGCTGCAGAATAGGTGTGATTTCAACCATAGACCAGCAGATTAATTTGCTGCAGGCGGAATACAATAATGAGTTTGCCAATCTCGATAAAGGACAGACGGCTCAATTAATTTCTGCCATCAATCAGAATATACCGGACGGAACGCTGAAAAACCAATTGCTGAACGCAGGATTTCTTTCTGATGAAGCGCTGCTTGCATTGATTAACCGCACCCAGTCCACCGCTCCGGGAATTTTTAAAGATGTTATTATCCCAAATTCACCTGTTTCGGATAATGTACTTCCAACTCTGAATTCCAAACTACAAACTCTTCCTTCTGGCATCGCCAAGCAAATCCGCAATGCGCAGGGAAGCATTACCTATCGCACGCTCACACTCATTGCACGCGATATTGCTGCTCAAAAAACAGAAAGGCAGAAACAAATAAACATGCTGCTGATTTCTTATGCCGACAGCAACAGAACGCAGGATGCCATCAATCTTCTTGCTCAGGAAAATAATTTATACAGCAACCAATCCCTGCTTGCCACCTATATTGCAAGCGGAGATATTTCTTCCGCGCAGGCGCAGTTTGCCGGAATGGTAGCATCCAATGCCGATGAGCAGGCATTTTTAGATTTGCAATCTATGCTGCTAAACCTTGCACAGCAGGGGAAATCGGTGTTTGAAATGGACAGCGCGCAGGTGAAATTAGTGAGAAGCATTGCCGCCATGGGCATAACGCTTGCGGCAAGTAACGCGCAGGCAATTCTCCGCCTTGTGTTCGGGGAGGACTTTTCGTTTGCGCAAGATACGGCAGCAATTTCCCTGCGCATGCAGGATGAAACTTTTTCCGAAAAGAACGAGTATGTTTCCGATTATTATTTATCGGGAAACACTCCGAATCCCTTCAGCGACTACACGGTTATTTATTACCAGTTGCCGGAAAATACTTCAGATGCAACTATAACCGTATATGACATCACGGGAAAATCTCTTTTGAAAAATTACAAAGTTTCGGAAATG